In Brevibacillus brevis NBRC 100599, a single genomic region encodes these proteins:
- the perR gene encoding peroxide-responsive transcriptional repressor PerR, whose protein sequence is MVQRVEKAVEILKNTGVRMTPQRHAILTYLLETMTHPTADEIYKALEGKFPNMSVATIYNNLRVFKDAGLVTELTYGDASSRFDANVEEDHYHAICTTCGAISDFHFPYLRDAEVAASKDIGFKVTGHRMEVYGVCDSCQKNPH, encoded by the coding sequence TGGAGAAAGCTGTTGAAATCCTGAAGAATACCGGGGTTCGCATGACACCACAGCGCCATGCAATTTTGACCTATTTGCTGGAAACGATGACTCACCCGACGGCTGACGAAATATATAAAGCCCTTGAAGGCAAATTCCCGAATATGAGCGTTGCAACGATTTACAACAATCTACGAGTCTTTAAAGATGCTGGATTGGTTACAGAGCTCACTTACGGGGATGCGTCCAGCCGATTCGATGCCAATGTGGAAGAAGATCATTATCACGCGATCTGTACCACCTGTGGGGCAATCAGTGACTTCCACTTTCCGTATTTGCGGGATGCAGAAGTAGCTGCTTCCAAGGACATCGGCTTCAAAGTAACCGGACATCGTATGGAAGTTTATGGCGTTTGTGATTCCTGTCAAAAGAATCCCCACTAA
- a CDS encoding glycosyl hydrolase family 18 protein has protein sequence MSRESGRALRPRRRKRRAFGRLFLLSFFLLAIFGSIYWFFVLRASTEHVQPYDGDKNVIVYEGSRKESTYILESEQILLPFDFIKENIDPAIFWDEPTRSVIVTTKDKVLRMESGEVVAYLNKKPVDLLVPVKEVDGTRYVPLDPLEKLYPYSFERKADTGVLVVEKEGYEIQQAKVIAAEEKQAVRTGASHRTPIVAELSAGEVVDVLGKKENWYHVLTASGVGGFISEKSIGMTDVRKVQLEHTTATGQQHAAWKPEGKINLVWEHVVSKNPDVSKIGALPGVNVVSPTWFEMKDAEGKLLNRADPAYVKWAHKRGYKVWGLVTNGFNPDWTKSVLSSYDKRDQLIAQLLYYAHLYDLDGINIDFENVYLEEKEELVQFVRELTPYLHQQGLTLTIDVTIKSNAKQWSMFLDRKALAEVVDYVAVMTYDEHWAASPKAGSVASLPWVERGLQGVLEEVPNEKLLLGVPFYTRLWTEAKQADGTVKVSSKAYSMTKAQEWINERKLTPVMDEASGQHYVEYKDPNDGNVYKMWIEDVTSMKKRMEIVNKYDLAGVASWRRGFEVPEIWQAIDETLK, from the coding sequence ATGAGCAGGGAGTCAGGTAGAGCTCTGCGACCAAGACGAAGAAAAAGAAGGGCTTTTGGCAGGCTGTTTTTGTTAAGCTTTTTCTTGTTGGCTATTTTTGGCAGCATTTACTGGTTTTTTGTACTCCGTGCCTCAACTGAGCATGTGCAGCCGTATGATGGTGATAAAAATGTGATTGTATACGAAGGCTCGCGGAAAGAGTCTACGTATATATTAGAATCAGAGCAAATATTGTTGCCCTTTGATTTCATTAAAGAAAACATTGATCCAGCGATTTTTTGGGATGAACCTACACGTTCCGTTATCGTCACGACGAAGGATAAGGTGCTTCGGATGGAGAGCGGAGAAGTTGTCGCTTATCTGAACAAAAAACCTGTGGATTTACTCGTTCCGGTGAAAGAGGTCGACGGCACACGCTATGTCCCTTTAGATCCTTTGGAAAAGCTGTATCCATATTCTTTTGAGCGAAAAGCAGACACGGGTGTTCTGGTCGTCGAAAAAGAGGGCTATGAAATTCAGCAAGCGAAAGTAATCGCTGCGGAGGAAAAACAAGCAGTCCGTACTGGTGCTTCTCACCGAACTCCGATTGTAGCAGAGCTGTCTGCGGGAGAGGTTGTCGACGTTCTTGGCAAAAAGGAAAACTGGTATCACGTTTTGACGGCTTCTGGAGTAGGTGGGTTCATTTCAGAGAAAAGTATTGGAATGACAGATGTGCGCAAAGTCCAGCTGGAGCACACGACTGCTACCGGACAACAACACGCTGCTTGGAAGCCTGAGGGAAAGATCAACCTCGTATGGGAGCACGTCGTCAGTAAAAATCCGGATGTTTCAAAAATTGGTGCATTACCAGGGGTAAATGTAGTTTCACCTACTTGGTTTGAAATGAAGGATGCAGAAGGAAAACTATTGAATAGGGCCGACCCTGCATACGTCAAATGGGCCCATAAGAGAGGCTACAAGGTTTGGGGGCTTGTTACAAACGGGTTTAATCCAGATTGGACCAAGTCCGTTCTCAGTAGCTATGACAAGCGAGATCAATTAATTGCCCAACTTCTGTACTACGCTCATCTATACGATCTCGATGGCATCAACATCGATTTTGAAAACGTGTATTTAGAAGAGAAAGAGGAGCTCGTACAGTTTGTTCGCGAGCTGACGCCGTATCTCCATCAGCAAGGACTGACTCTAACCATAGATGTGACGATCAAGTCAAACGCGAAGCAATGGTCCATGTTCCTGGATCGGAAGGCTTTGGCCGAAGTCGTCGATTATGTTGCGGTGATGACGTATGATGAGCATTGGGCAGCGAGTCCGAAAGCTGGTTCCGTCGCATCATTGCCATGGGTGGAGCGGGGCTTGCAAGGAGTGCTGGAAGAAGTCCCTAACGAAAAACTGTTGCTGGGTGTGCCGTTTTACACACGCTTATGGACGGAAGCGAAGCAGGCCGATGGAACCGTGAAGGTGAGTTCCAAAGCTTATTCCATGACGAAAGCGCAGGAATGGATCAACGAACGCAAGCTGACGCCAGTTATGGATGAAGCTTCAGGTCAACATTACGTGGAGTATAAAGACCCGAATGATGGCAATGTCTATAAAATGTGGATAGAAGATGTGACGTCAATGAAGAAGCGTATGGAGATCGTTAATAAGTATGACTTGGCGGGTGTGGCTTCTTGGCGGAGAGGTTTTGAGGTGCCGGAGATCTGGCAAGCAATTGACGAGACTCTGAAATAA
- a CDS encoding YgzB family protein: protein MKNTERLSKIKRMRTWGNWSMVIGILLMYTGYAFFAGYLDFIPLLGNLLKGSYIFMTLLLIIGFILTMGSTVLFMISGMVSTSAPQVQCPSCQKVTKMLGKEDACMFCGQPLRLEDGHPQQNQT, encoded by the coding sequence ATGAAAAATACAGAACGCCTGAGCAAGATCAAACGCATGCGCACATGGGGCAACTGGAGCATGGTAATCGGCATTTTGCTGATGTATACAGGGTACGCATTTTTTGCAGGTTATTTGGACTTTATTCCTTTACTTGGAAACCTCTTAAAAGGCTCTTACATTTTTATGACGCTGCTTTTGATCATCGGGTTCATTCTGACAATGGGCAGTACAGTCTTGTTTATGATTTCCGGGATGGTCTCCACTTCAGCTCCACAGGTGCAATGCCCTTCATGCCAAAAAGTCACGAAGATGTTGGGAAAAGAAGACGCCTGTATGTTCTGTGGACAACCTTTACGCCTAGAAGACGGACATCCTCAGCAAAACCAGACATAA
- a CDS encoding purine/pyrimidine permease: protein MFYKLQDKPPMGITTLSVLQWMIVTVSSSVAVPLMIGDMYGLQADEIGKLMQQTMFYIGLASLLQVWIGHRYPMIEGPAGLWWGIFIILAQLGTSMGLHPQEIGQSFQVGMILAGLLFFIFGLLGWIGKLQKWFTPLVSGTYMILLAVSLCSNILTGMLGIGFQHSREVQPGVALVSIGIVALVVFIMRTKRFSSFAVLFGMVGGWIVYALLGWTEPVRPTEQLFSWPSIFFWGPPRWDWGVVLTSMLTGFVLLTNLMTSLSVMGKATDTVPTEKQYNRGGIFTGVSHFLSGLSGVVGMIPLSLAAAVIQTTKMASRLPFVIAMLGMMLIGLLPTVAHFLAALPTPVAYAAMFISYTQLLGFGLKDYVNVKMDERTVIVGGSSLLVGIGVMFVPAVAWQKLPALASFLFGNGLLLGVIVCLVLEHIVFRKKEEDSVKKDGQAA, encoded by the coding sequence GTGTTTTACAAACTGCAAGACAAGCCACCAATGGGGATTACAACGCTGTCCGTATTACAATGGATGATCGTAACTGTTTCCAGCAGTGTGGCGGTACCACTAATGATTGGAGATATGTACGGCTTGCAGGCTGATGAAATTGGAAAGCTGATGCAGCAGACCATGTTTTACATTGGACTCGCGTCACTACTGCAAGTTTGGATTGGACACCGTTATCCGATGATAGAAGGTCCGGCTGGACTATGGTGGGGGATCTTTATCATTTTGGCTCAACTCGGAACGAGCATGGGTCTCCATCCACAAGAAATTGGTCAATCCTTTCAAGTGGGTATGATATTAGCAGGTCTACTCTTTTTCATTTTTGGCTTATTAGGCTGGATTGGGAAATTACAGAAGTGGTTTACGCCGTTGGTTTCAGGTACGTATATGATTTTACTTGCTGTTTCTTTGTGTAGTAACATTCTCACGGGCATGCTCGGAATTGGTTTTCAGCATTCAAGGGAGGTACAACCGGGTGTAGCACTTGTGTCCATAGGGATCGTAGCCCTTGTTGTGTTCATTATGCGGACTAAGAGATTCTCCAGTTTTGCCGTTTTGTTTGGCATGGTTGGGGGCTGGATCGTGTACGCACTTCTTGGATGGACAGAACCGGTCCGGCCTACTGAGCAATTATTTTCATGGCCTTCTATTTTCTTTTGGGGACCCCCACGCTGGGATTGGGGAGTTGTATTAACGAGTATGCTGACAGGATTCGTTTTGTTGACAAACCTCATGACGAGTTTGTCGGTTATGGGAAAAGCGACAGACACGGTGCCTACTGAAAAGCAGTACAATCGCGGTGGTATTTTTACTGGGGTATCCCATTTCCTGTCAGGCTTGAGCGGTGTGGTAGGTATGATTCCACTTTCCTTGGCAGCAGCTGTTATTCAAACGACGAAAATGGCTTCGCGTCTCCCATTTGTCATAGCGATGCTGGGGATGATGCTGATTGGGCTGCTTCCCACTGTTGCTCACTTTTTGGCGGCTTTGCCTACTCCAGTGGCATATGCAGCGATGTTCATTTCCTATACGCAACTGCTGGGCTTCGGGTTGAAGGATTACGTAAATGTGAAGATGGACGAACGCACGGTAATTGTTGGGGGTAGCTCGCTTTTGGTCGGGATCGGAGTCATGTTCGTACCTGCTGTAGCTTGGCAGAAACTCCCTGCATTGGCTAGCTTTTTGTTCGGAAATGGCTTATTGCTCGGTGTTATTGTGTGCCTGGTCCTGGAACATATCGTTTTTAGAAAAAAGGAAGAAGATAGCGTAAAGAAAGACGGCCAGGCTGCATGA
- a CDS encoding B3/B4 domain-containing protein: MKVQLDPSVSEHLPQFSLGILQYSNASVSDSPKMLQGRINYYVESLRLDHDTANLTEIEGIREWRACFKQVGIDPSRYRPSSEALLRRLLQGSPFFWINSAVDVNNFFSVLHTLPFGIYDVNHLAGDITCRLGHAEDVYEGLNGREVNMEGKLLLADGNGAFGSPIVDSKRSCVTEQSRALLQVIFFHEKMEPSKKKEIVGSVGRMFTEINGGELTHSSIVTA, translated from the coding sequence ATGAAAGTTCAGCTAGATCCTTCCGTGTCCGAGCATCTGCCGCAATTTTCTCTCGGCATTTTACAATACAGCAATGCTTCCGTCAGTGACTCCCCCAAAATGCTACAGGGACGTATCAATTATTATGTGGAGAGCTTGCGGCTTGATCACGACACCGCAAACCTGACAGAAATAGAAGGCATCCGCGAGTGGAGAGCCTGCTTTAAGCAAGTTGGTATCGATCCGTCCAGATACCGCCCTTCCTCCGAAGCATTGCTTCGCCGGCTGTTGCAGGGAAGTCCTTTTTTCTGGATCAACAGCGCCGTTGATGTGAATAATTTTTTCTCGGTTTTGCACACGCTTCCGTTCGGGATTTATGACGTCAATCACTTAGCGGGTGATATCACTTGTCGACTCGGCCACGCCGAAGATGTCTATGAAGGATTAAATGGACGCGAAGTCAACATGGAAGGGAAACTACTGCTCGCCGATGGTAACGGCGCATTTGGGAGTCCCATTGTTGATTCCAAGCGTTCATGCGTAACGGAACAAAGCCGCGCTCTCCTCCAGGTCATCTTCTTCCATGAAAAAATGGAACCATCTAAAAAAAAAGAAATCGTAGGTTCAGTTGGTCGCATGTTTACGGAAATCAACGGTGGCGAGCTGACTCACTCCTCTATCGTTACTGCCTAA
- the rnhA gene encoding ribonuclease HI — MREVEIYTDGACSGNPGPGGWGAVLMYGQHIKEMSGAEPHTTNNRMELMAAIKALSTLKEPCKVTLSSDSAYLVNCFKQGWYKGWLKNGWKNSKGQQVENQDLWKELLQLMDTHKVEYVKVKGHADNKWNNRCDELATGAIKQL; from the coding sequence ATGCGTGAGGTTGAGATTTATACAGATGGAGCTTGTTCCGGCAATCCAGGACCAGGTGGTTGGGGAGCTGTACTGATGTACGGCCAACACATCAAGGAAATGTCCGGTGCCGAACCACATACAACGAATAACAGAATGGAGCTGATGGCGGCCATCAAGGCGCTGTCAACACTGAAGGAGCCTTGTAAGGTGACGCTGTCCAGTGATAGTGCATACTTGGTCAACTGTTTCAAGCAAGGCTGGTATAAAGGCTGGCTGAAAAACGGCTGGAAAAATAGTAAAGGCCAGCAGGTGGAGAATCAGGACTTATGGAAAGAACTGCTGCAATTGATGGACACCCACAAGGTAGAGTACGTAAAAGTCAAAGGACACGCCGACAACAAATGGAACAACCGCTGCGACGAATTGGCGACAGGAGCGATTAAACAACTGTGA
- the queG gene encoding tRNA epoxyqueuosine(34) reductase QueG: MNDLQYWEQTKQSIIDYAKEIGIDKIGFASADPFTTLKERLLVHREKGYESGFEEPDLEKRTNPELLLDGARSLISIALAYPSKLKNPPKSEPGAYRGILCRAAWGTDYHHVLRDKLDKLTRFIMELEPGARIESMVDTGALSDRAVAERAGIGFVGKNCAIITPEFGSWVYLGELVTNLPLPSDHPIEEGCGDCNICVDACPTGALIQGGQLDAQRCVAYLTQVKDFIPDEFRGKIGNRLYGCDTCQTVCPKNRRIDNDHHAEFQPDPEIAKPLLIPLLQMSNKEFKEKFGQSSSSWRGKKPIQRNAILALAHFKDRTAVPHLERLLFEDPRPVIRGTAAWALGKIGGEQAQEALITAKAKEASPEVVEEIEKGMSMIREQA, translated from the coding sequence GTGAACGACTTGCAGTACTGGGAGCAGACAAAGCAGTCCATCATTGATTATGCAAAGGAAATCGGAATCGATAAGATTGGGTTTGCCAGTGCCGATCCATTCACGACCTTAAAAGAACGGCTTCTTGTACATCGGGAAAAGGGTTATGAATCTGGATTTGAAGAGCCTGATCTAGAAAAGAGGACGAACCCGGAACTGTTGTTGGACGGGGCACGTTCGCTGATTTCGATAGCGTTGGCCTATCCTTCCAAGCTCAAAAATCCACCAAAGTCAGAGCCTGGTGCATATCGGGGAATCTTGTGCCGTGCAGCATGGGGAACCGATTACCATCACGTTCTGCGCGACAAGCTGGACAAGCTGACGCGATTCATTATGGAGCTGGAGCCAGGGGCTCGGATCGAATCCATGGTAGATACGGGAGCACTGTCTGATCGTGCGGTAGCTGAGCGAGCAGGGATTGGGTTTGTAGGAAAAAACTGTGCCATCATAACGCCGGAGTTCGGATCATGGGTGTACTTGGGGGAGCTTGTAACGAATCTTCCGTTGCCAAGCGATCACCCAATCGAAGAAGGCTGTGGCGACTGTAATATATGTGTAGACGCTTGTCCGACCGGAGCCTTGATTCAGGGTGGACAGCTTGATGCACAGCGATGTGTAGCTTATTTGACACAGGTGAAAGACTTTATTCCAGATGAATTCCGCGGGAAAATCGGGAATCGGCTGTATGGTTGCGACACTTGTCAGACGGTATGTCCGAAGAATCGTCGCATCGACAACGACCATCATGCTGAATTTCAACCTGACCCGGAGATTGCCAAGCCTTTATTGATTCCGCTGCTTCAGATGAGCAATAAGGAGTTCAAGGAAAAGTTCGGACAATCCTCTTCATCTTGGCGGGGCAAAAAGCCCATTCAGCGCAATGCTATACTAGCACTTGCCCATTTCAAGGATCGGACGGCTGTCCCTCATTTGGAGCGCCTTTTGTTTGAAGACCCTCGTCCAGTCATCCGCGGAACTGCTGCATGGGCGCTTGGAAAAATCGGGGGAGAGCAGGCACAAGAGGCGCTCATTACCGCAAAAGCAAAAGAGGCGTCACCCGAAGTGGTGGAAGAGATAGAAAAAGGCATGAGCATGATTCGTGAACAGGCTTAG
- a CDS encoding methylated-DNA--[protein]-cysteine S-methyltransferase produces the protein MAKELGYTMMDSPIGPLLLASTEEGLCYIQFANEQDGLAPLVRWCKKTFVGITPTRNDAINEPAKIQLEEYFAGKRKTFDVPTVLYGTPFQKSVWNELSNIPYGETRSYKDIALAIGAAKAVRAIGGANNRNPIPVIIPCHRVIGSNGALVGYGGGLSIKEYLLSLEEGPLFAHASS, from the coding sequence ATGGCAAAGGAATTAGGCTATACCATGATGGATTCACCGATTGGACCATTGCTCTTGGCTTCTACAGAAGAAGGGCTATGCTACATTCAGTTTGCCAATGAACAAGACGGATTGGCGCCGCTTGTGCGCTGGTGCAAAAAAACGTTTGTAGGGATTACCCCTACGCGTAACGATGCAATTAATGAGCCTGCAAAAATACAGCTAGAAGAGTATTTTGCAGGCAAACGCAAGACGTTTGATGTTCCAACCGTATTATACGGAACTCCCTTTCAAAAGTCTGTTTGGAATGAGCTATCGAACATTCCCTATGGAGAAACTCGTTCTTACAAAGATATTGCCTTGGCAATTGGAGCGGCGAAAGCTGTTCGGGCTATTGGCGGTGCGAACAATCGTAATCCGATTCCTGTCATTATACCGTGCCATCGTGTCATTGGCTCGAATGGTGCCTTGGTCGGGTACGGAGGTGGCTTATCCATTAAAGAATATTTACTTTCCCTAGAAGAAGGTCCACTTTTTGCTCACGCTTCTTCCTAA
- a CDS encoding amidase domain-containing protein, with amino-acid sequence MEWREFIQQYFQAVHQSSMDGKYERLLPFYCTEESCIQDEWNRLNREKRRAEERGVKLLAVQGQVTPMCWVDTDATMEITVQWQENKTLGIKQTKYKEANKRLFQLQLLKTNEKWSIIGARESNGDQKLVVEEEEEEPIIVVSGVEDAIDQPMLIVLGEGGYNAANAVAYAERYWNTTNPVYPRFTDDCTNFISQCLHAGGIPMLMSKEMGKGWWIRTGKGASWSYSWTVAHSLYLLLKSGGAPMRAVTKSSAAELVPGDIICYDFNGDGRFQHNTIVVAKDANQMPLVNAHTTDSSMRYWAYEDSTAYTPNMRYAFFHIRGV; translated from the coding sequence GTGGAGTGGCGTGAATTTATTCAGCAATATTTTCAAGCAGTTCACCAGTCATCTATGGATGGAAAGTATGAGCGACTGCTACCCTTTTATTGCACAGAAGAGTCTTGCATACAGGACGAATGGAATCGACTGAACCGTGAGAAGCGGAGAGCTGAGGAACGGGGAGTCAAATTATTGGCTGTCCAGGGACAAGTAACGCCCATGTGCTGGGTAGATACTGATGCCACCATGGAAATAACAGTTCAATGGCAAGAAAATAAAACGCTGGGGATCAAGCAAACCAAGTATAAAGAGGCAAACAAACGATTGTTCCAGCTCCAGTTGCTCAAAACGAACGAAAAGTGGTCGATTATCGGGGCAAGGGAGTCGAATGGTGATCAAAAATTGGTGGTCGAGGAAGAGGAGGAGGAGCCTATCATCGTTGTGTCAGGCGTCGAGGATGCCATCGACCAACCGATGCTGATCGTGCTTGGAGAGGGAGGGTACAACGCTGCAAATGCAGTCGCGTATGCGGAACGCTACTGGAACACGACCAATCCCGTGTATCCTCGTTTTACGGATGACTGCACGAACTTTATTTCGCAATGTTTACACGCAGGCGGAATCCCTATGCTGATGTCTAAAGAGATGGGCAAGGGCTGGTGGATTCGCACGGGAAAAGGCGCCTCTTGGAGTTATAGCTGGACGGTAGCGCATAGCTTGTATTTGCTTTTGAAGTCGGGTGGAGCACCTATGCGGGCAGTTACGAAAAGCTCTGCGGCCGAATTGGTCCCAGGTGATATCATTTGTTATGATTTTAACGGAGATGGGCGTTTTCAGCATAATACGATCGTGGTCGCAAAAGACGCGAATCAGATGCCGTTAGTGAATGCACATACGACAGATAGCAGCATGCGCTACTGGGCATATGAGGATTCCACAGCCTATACGCCCAACATGCGCTATGCCTTCTTTCATATAAGAGGGGTGTAA
- a CDS encoding ferric reductase-like transmembrane domain-containing protein, with translation MGALISFGRRLVAHVSILSLILLGASWMWVDFSSFPALETWSMLLGYLSFILIGCTLLIGPLQSWFPASWRTTISLSIRRDIGIWAGLTGLLHVILVLVLFENEPRLMIIHENHSEKADGWLGLFFVASSDPTMWPSPNWTLTGVANYLGLFAFFILLALWLTSSARAEKWLGGSSWKRLHLANPWLFVIVLIHGLIYIQSIKGEPHTFSDMLVFAAIIWLVRSIAFIRRAFYRKR, from the coding sequence ATGGGGGCACTCATTTCATTTGGGCGACGCCTTGTCGCACATGTGAGCATCCTGAGTTTGATCCTGCTAGGTGCCAGTTGGATGTGGGTTGATTTTTCTTCGTTCCCTGCACTGGAAACATGGAGCATGCTTCTCGGCTATCTCTCATTTATTTTGATTGGCTGCACCTTACTGATTGGTCCACTCCAGTCCTGGTTCCCTGCTAGCTGGAGGACCACTATCAGCTTGTCCATCCGCCGAGATATCGGCATATGGGCTGGGCTAACTGGACTGCTGCACGTCATTCTTGTGCTCGTCCTTTTTGAAAATGAGCCTCGCCTGATGATCATACATGAAAACCATTCAGAAAAGGCTGATGGATGGCTGGGTCTGTTCTTTGTCGCTTCCTCTGATCCGACCATGTGGCCATCTCCCAACTGGACCCTTACAGGCGTTGCGAACTACCTTGGGCTGTTTGCCTTTTTCATTCTACTAGCCCTGTGGCTGACATCTTCTGCACGGGCAGAAAAATGGCTGGGTGGCTCCAGTTGGAAAAGGCTTCATCTCGCCAATCCATGGCTTTTTGTCATCGTCTTGATCCATGGCTTGATTTACATCCAATCCATCAAAGGAGAACCGCATACCTTTTCAGACATGCTCGTTTTCGCAGCAATAATTTGGCTGGTTCGCAGCATCGCTTTTATACGAAGAGCTTTTTATCGCAAGAGGTAA